In Bradyrhizobium symbiodeficiens, the genomic stretch GAACCCCCACAACTTTCGTCACTGGAACCTAAATCCAGCGCGTCTACCAGTTCCGCCACGCCCGCGTGAATTTGCATCAAGACCGGCCGCGATGCCGCGGGCGGCCGGGCTTATAACATGCGCCCAACTGTTCGCAGCAAAAAAATGGCCCGATAGAGGCAAGCTTTAAGTAGGCACGGCGGCTGGACTTATCCAGCGCGGCGTGGTCGGGATCGGCCCATGACACCTGGGATATTCGAGCCGAACCGACGTGAGCTTTTGGCCGGCCTCGGCGCGGCGCTCGGCGCGTCCACGGCCGGGCTGATGGCGGGGGGAGCGGCCCCGGCCGTGACCGCCCAGATCGCCCTCCAGGCACGGGCCGCAAGCCTGGCTCTCAAGCCGGATCGGCCACCGACACCGATCTGGGAGCTGGCCGCGGCCAGTCATCTCAGGGACGTCCGTCTCAAGCGGGGCGACCGTTGCGAGCTGGTGTTTCGGAACGACCTGCCTGTGCCGCTTGCACCAGTCTGGTACGGCCTGAACAGCGGGGCCCCGACCGACCCGTTGCGAGGGCGCGCGCCTGCCCCGCCAAACGCGGTCGAAACATCAATTATTTCAATGCTGAACGCGGGGACCTTGCTGGCTGACTTTCGCCTCTTCGAGGACGATCAGAAGCAGCCTGTCCGTCCGCTTCCGGTCATCGTCGCCGAATCCAGCCCAGTCACCGTCGATAGCGACGTCGTCCTGCTGATCGAGGAATGGCGCCTGCGCCAGGATGGCACCGCGGTCCCGCCCGGCCAGGACCCGAAGGACGCGAGGCCCCTCTACACGATCAACGGGCAAACTTCATTCGAACTCTCAGCGATGGGCAATCAGCGGCTGCGGCTGCGCTTGATCAACGGCTCGCAACGTACTGTTCTGGCAATCAAACTAGAAGGTCATGACGTCCGAGTGATGGCCCTGGACGGGCAACCGGCCGAGCCCTTTTCTGCGCGCAACGGTGCCGTGGTGCTGGCCCCCGGCGCTCGCGCCGACGCTTTCGTGGATGCGGCCACATCGGCCGCGTTGCTGCTGCATGACGGCAAGGAGGCCCGCCAGGTCGGCCGCCTGAAGATATCCGGCCAGTTGGAGCGCCGGGTGCCGCTGATGCCAGCGCAGCCCCTCCCTCCGAACGACCTGCCCGAGAAGCTCGATCTGAAAGGCGCCCTGCGGTTCGATGTCGCGCTCGGCGCCGCAGACATCGACTGGGCGCGACCGGCAAACTTCTCGACGGCCTCCGCCCCCATCTTCCGCGCCAGGACCGGCCGCACCGTGGTGCTGGCCCTCAAGAATACCGGCCCTCTCACCACCGTGTTCCACCTGCACGGCCACCCCTTCCGCCTGCTCGACAGGCTCGACGACGGCTGGAAACCCTACTGGCTCGACACGCTCGCGGTCGAGCCCGGCCAGACCCAGCGCGTCGCCTTCGCGGCGACCGCGCCCGGACGGTGGCTAATCGAATCCGTCGCCACCGATTGGGGCCGCGCCCCGGCTGGTGCGCTGGTATGGGGTGGAGTGAGCGCTCAATACTCCACCCCGAGCGCATCATAGATCCGCCGGTGCACGGCCGGCAGCGTCTCGGTCAGATCCTCCGCGATCAGGCCCGGCCCGGCCTCGCGCGCGGCCTCGCCGTGCATCCAGACGCCGATGCTGGCGGCCTCGAAGGCCGGTACGCCTTGCGCCAGCAGGCCGGCGATGATGCCGGCGAGCACGTCGCCGGCGCCGGCGGTGGCGAGCCAGGGCGGCGCGTTGGCGGCGATGGTGGCGCGGCCGTCGGGGGCCGCGATGGTGGTGTCCGGGCCCTTCAGCAGCACCACCGCGCCGGAGCGTTCGGCGGCATCGCGCACGCGCTCCAGCTTGGAGCGGCCCGGAAATTTGTTGCTGAGATCGGAGAACAGGCGCGGAAACTCGCCCTCGTGCGGCGTCAGCACCACCGCATTGTCGCGCGACGACCTGATCGATTCGAACAGCCGCGCAGGGTTTGCGGCAAAGCTCGTCAGCGCATCGGCATCGAGCACCAGATGACGCCGCGCCGTGAGCGCGGTGTGAACGAGATCGCAGGTGCGTTCACCGATGCCGGCGCCGGGGCCGATGATGCAGGTGTTGTAGCGCTTGTCGCCGAGCAGCTCGCCGAACTCGATGGCGGTGTCGACGGGGCGAACCATGACGGCCGTGAGCGCGGCCGCGTTGATCGCGAGCGCGTCGCGCGGGCTCGCCAGCGTCACCAGCCCTGCCCCGGCGCGCAGCGCCCCGCGCGCTGCCAGCCGCGCAGCGCCGGTCGCCGCCGCATCGCCGGAGACCGTCAACACATGCCCCCGCGCGTATTTATGGCCGTCGATGCGCGGCACCGGAAAGGCGGCGCCCCAGACATCCGGATCGTTCTCGAAAGTCAGCGGCGCGATCTCGTCGAGCACCTGCGCGTCGATGCCGATGTCGGCGACACGCACGTGGCCGCAATGCATACGGCCCGGCAGCAACAGATGCGCCGGCTTCTTGCGGAAGAAGGTGACGGTCTCGGCGGCGTTCACCGCCACGCCCATCACGGCTGCGCTGGTGCCGTTGATGCCGCTCGGCAGGTCGACCGCGAGCACCGGGGCGCCGTTGGCATTGATCGCCTCGATCATCGCACGCGCCTCGCCGTCGACGGGACGGCTGAGGCCTGCGCCGAACAATGCGTCGATGATCAGCGCGGGCCGTCCGACCGCCTGAGGATTGAACGGGAGCACCGGGTGCTTCCAGCCGCGCGCGGCCGAGGCCGCGTCGCCCTGGAGCTGGTCGCGCTCGCACATCAGGATGACCGAAACCTCGCGCCCCTGCGCGGCGAGCTCGGCAGCTGCGACAAAACCGTCACCGCCATTGTTGCCGGGGCCGGCCACGATCAGGATCGGCCCCTCCTCCACCAGCGCTTGGGCGGCATCGGCGACCGCCTGCCCCGCGCTCAGCATCAGCTTGAAACCGGGCGTGCCGGCCGCGATGGTGAGCTGGTCGGCGCGCTGCATTTCAGCGGTGGTCAGAACTTCCATGCCACTTCCCTGGTCCAAACGCCTTTTCAACAGGCACGTTACGTGCCGCCCCACTCTTGGGAACATCGATCTGCACAGATATTGAACCGTTTGCCTATTTCGTAGTCTTCGGTATCTTGTGCAGGTCGGCGCCACTGCACAGGGATGCACGTTAAAAGGCTGATAACGCTCCAACAATCAGGGCATTTGCAACTTGGCATAGACCCTGCTTTCGAGGAAGCCGCTTCGGTTCGTCGTGCTCACTGGCATTTATCAGAGTGTGGCCGGCCGTTGTTGCCGGACTGGTCAGGGGTTTCAGGCATAGCGAAGACAAGATCGTGCGTTAAGAAAGCGCATCCTGACGAAGACGTTGCTATTTGTTCGAAAGGCCGGGAGGCGCGCAGTGAAGAAAATCGAAGCCATCATCAAGCCATTCAAGCTCGACGAGGTGAAGGAAGCGCTTCAGGAAGTCGGCCTTCAGGGCATCACCGTCACCGAAGCCAAGGGCTTTGGCCGGCAGAAAGGCCATGCCGAGCTCTACCGCGGCGCAGAATACATCGTCGACTTCCTGCCCAAGGTGAAGATCGAGATCGTGATCGGCGACGATCTGGTCGAGCGCGCCATCGATGCGATCCGCCGCGCCGCGCAAACCGGCCGCATCGGCGACGGTAAGATTTTCGTCTCCAACATAGAAGAGGCGATCCGCATCCGAACCGGCGAATCCGGGCTGGACGCTATCTGAGCCGGGTGCTATCCCGAATTTTGCGACACTGCGACTAGAATGAAGGCTGCTTCGGCGGCCTGATTTCGTTTGTGCGGTCGCGCAAAACTCGCCTGAGCGAGAATAATTTTGCTCATCTGGAAACCGACCCGCAGAGCCAAAAGGGGTATGCATGAAGACCGCCAAAGACGTCCTGAAATCGATCAAGGACAACGACGTCAAGTACGTCGACCTGCGCTTCACCGATCCGCGCGGCAAGTGGCAGCATGTGACGTTCGACGTCAGCATGATCGATGACGACATCTTCGCCGAAGGAACGATGTTCGACGGCTCCTCGATCGCCGGCTGGAAGGCGATCAACGAGTCCGACATGTGCCTGATGCCCGACCCGGTCACTGCGACGATCGACCCGTTCTTCGCCGAGACCACCATGGTCATCACCTGCGACGTGCTCGAGCCGACCACCGGCGAGCCCTACAACCGCGACCCCCGCGGCATCGCCAAGAAGGCGGAAGCCATGGTGAAGTCGATGGGCGTGGGTGACACCGTGTTCGTCGGTCCCGAAGCCGAATTCTTCGTGTTCGACGACGTGCGCTTTTCGGCAGAGCCCTACAAGACCGGTTTCCGGCTCGACTCCTCGGAGCTGCCGACCAATTCCGACACCGAATATGAAGGCGGCAATCTCGGCCACCGCATCCGCACCAAGGGCGGCTATTTCCCCGTGCCGCCGCAGGACTCGGTGCAGGACATGCGCTCGGAAATGCTCGGCGCCATGGCCAAGATGGGCGTCAAGGTCGAGAAGCACCATCACGAAGTGGCTTCCGCCCAGCACGAGCTCGGCATGAAGTTCGACACGCTGACGCTGATGGCCGACCACATGCAGATCTACAAATACTGCATCCACCAGGTCGCGCACATCTACGGCAAGACCGCCACCTTCATGCCGAAGCCGATCTTCGGCGACAACGGCTCGGGCATGCACGTGCACCAGTCGATCTGGAAGGACGGCAAGCCGGTGTTCGCCGGCAACAAATACGCCGATCTCTCGGAGACCTGCCTGCACTACATCGGCGGCATCATCAAGCACGCCAAGGCGATCAACGCCTTCACCAACCCGTCGACCAACTCCTACAAGCGTCTGGTCCCGGGCTATGAGGCCCCCGTGCTGCTCGCCTATTCCGCGCGCAACCGCTCGGCCTCCTGCCGCATCCCCTACACCGCTTCGCCAAAGGCCAAGCGCGTCGAGGTGCGTTTCCCCGATCCGATGGCCAACCCGTATCTCGGCTTCGCCGCGATGCTGATGGCCGGCCTCGACGGCATCAAGAACAAGATCGATCCGGGTCCGGCGATGGACAAGGACCTCTACGACCTTCCGAAGGAAGAGCTGAAGCAGATCCCGACCGTCTGCGGTTCGCTCCGCGAGGCGCTGGAAAACCTCGACAAGGACCGCGGCTTCCTCAAGGCCGGCGGCGTGTTCGACGACGACTTCATCGACGCCTACATCGAGCTGAAGATGACCGAAGTCGCCCGCTTCGAAATGACCCCGCACCCGGTCGAGTTCGAGATGTATTATTCGGGCTGAGCAGCCTGAACCGTCTGCGACAGGCAAAAGGCGCTTCCGAAAGGAGGCGCCTTTTCGTTTTTCGGCTCGAGGCGAACCTAAGCCTTCTGCCGCGCGATCCGCAGCCCGTCCGCCCCGATCGTACCGAACGTGCCGGCGATGATCTCAGCTGTCGGCTGCATGCCGCCGAGCGACCAGTGCGAGGGATCCTGCTCCTCGATCCTGACCCAGACGTTACGGCGGAAGTCCGCATTGCCCTGTCCTTCGATCTCGACCAGGAGATCGGTGACGCGATCGAGCAGCGCCTTCTTCTGCGCGGCATCCAGGATGCCGCGGACGGTGGAAATGGTGACGTAAGGCATGTCTCTCTCCAATCATGTCGTGTGACGACGGGGGCAAATTGACCCGAACGTGACCGGCGAGGCAGTGGCGGATAAGACAGAGATCGGGCAATTTCCGCCACGCGGTCCGCGCACCGATCGGATAGGATCGCCGCGTCCCGCCTGGAGCTCCCCATGAAGCTTGCAATTCTGGCCGTGGAAGGCTGCATGCACTCTGCGATTGCCGGCGTCGCCGACATCCTCTCGCTCGCCAATCACGTCATGCAGCAGAGCGGTGCAAAGCCCCGCTTCAGCTGGCAGACACTCTCGCTCGACGGCAAGCCCGTGCGCGCCGGCGGCGGGCAGATAGTCGCGGCCGACGGCGCGGTCGGAGCACGGGCGCGCTTCGACGCGATCCTCGTCCCCGGTAACCTCGTCGATCACGTCACGGCCGAGCGCCTGCAACCGCAATATGCCCGGGCCGGCGCCTGGCTCCGGCAGCAACACGCGAACGGCCGGCTGATCGGTGCGTTCTGCAGCGGGGTGTTCCTGTTGGCCGGAGCCGGCCTGCTCGACAACCGCCGCGCCACCATCACCTGGTGGCTGCAAGGCGAGCTGCGGCAGCGTCATCCCACGATCGACCTCGCCGCCGACGCCGTCATCACGGCTGCGGACCGCATCGTCTGCGCAGCCGGCCCGATGTCGTGGGTCGACCTGCTGCTCAGATTGATCGAGATGGTCGAAGGCAAGCAGATCGCAAAATTATGCGCGGACTACGTCGTCATCGACACCGCGCAGCGCACCCAGTCGATATTCATGCCGGTCGGCTATCTGCTCTCGCAGGACCCGCTGCTGACCAGGGCCGACCTCTTGGTTCGCCGCCCCGGCAAGGCTCCCATGACGGTCAAGCGGCTCGCCGGCGCGCTCGGCCTCAGCGAGCGCACGCTGAACCGGAAGTTTCAGGATCTCACGCACGAGCCGCCGCAGGCCTTCATCATGCGCCGCCGCGTCGAGCATGCGCGCACGCTGCTGGAGACGACGACGCAGCCGATCAAGGCGATCGCACGGACGGCCGGCTATGAGGACGAGAGCAGCTTTCGCAAGGCCTTCCGGAAATTGACCCTGATGTCACCACAGGCCTATCGCGCGCGGCGGACAGAGCGCACGGCGTGAGCCGCCCCCGGGACATCCGCTTTCGTTCCGCATCCGACTCCACTTCGTTCTCAAAGAACAAATCAGGGCCGGAAAAATCAGGGCGGAGCAATTCCTACTGATTGGTTTATCGCGTCCAGAATGGAATGCTCGAGTGCATGGCGCCACTCCAAGTATGGCGGATCATGCCTCCGGCTGATCCGGCATACGCAATCGCACCGATCGTCACCTGTCCGGAAAATTCACACCGATCTCCGTCACTACTGGCGCCCATTTCACCAGCGCCGCGCCATCCGACGCCGCCTTCACGCCGTCACCCGACAGCGACCTTGGCGCGCCTGTCTTGCCGCCGAAGCGGATCGTGACCGTGCAACCGCCTTGCAGCGGCCGGCTGAGCGCGCCGCCCTTCCAATCGGTGACGAAGCCGCCATAGTCCCATTCGAAGCCGTTGACGAGGAACGGCTTGCCGTTGGCCTTCTGCACGTCGGCAAGGCTGGATCCGATCGTGACGCCGGCGATGTTCCAGAGGCTGGCCTTGCCCGCGTCGCGCAAGGTCAGGCCGGAGGCGCGCCCGGCCTTGTCGTCGGTGAAGGCGATCTCGATGCGACGGTCCCTCGCCTTCGGGAACAGCACGATGCCCTTGTAGCGTTCGCCCTCGGCGCCCGGCAGCTCCTGCACCACGGCCTCCTTGCCGTAGCGCTGCTTCAGGCTCCGCTCGGTATCGTCAGGGGCAACCGGCGCAGCGCAGCTGATCGGGCCCTCCCGCGGCGGCGCGCTTTGGGCGAATGCGGAGGATGCGAGCAGGACAAGGACTGTGGCAGTGAAGCTGCGTATCATCGAGATCCAATCCCGGAAACGAGCTGGAGTCGTGCGGACGGTTGACCGGACACGATACAAAGCACGATCATGTTTCGGATTGAACCACAACAAGTTCTCAATTCTTCGGCTGGCCGAAATCGAGCGGCGGCGGCATCTCGATGTCCGGGATTTCGATCTTGACCTTGTCCAGATCCACCTTGATGGGGGCGTCCAGTAATCCGGTGACCGTGATCGGGAATGCGATGACGACCGCGACCATGATCGCCTGCAGGCCGATCCAGGGCATCGCGCCCCAATAGATGTCCGAGCTCTTGACCTCCTTCGGCGCAACACCCCGCAGGTAGAACAAGGCGAAGCCGAAGGGCGGATGCAGGAAGGAGGTCTGCATGTTGACGCAGAGCATGACACCGAACCAGATCAAGGCAGCATCCGCCCCGACGACGGGAGTGAGCAGCTTCTGCGCGATCGGCGCGATCATCGGGATGATGATGAAGGCGATCTCGAAGAAGTCCAGGAAGAAAGCGATGAAGAAGATGAACAGGTTCATGAAGATCAGGAAGCCCCAGACCCCGCCCGGCAGCGATGTCAGCATGTGCTCGAGCCAGACACCACCGTTGCAACCGAGGAAGACGATCGAGAAGCAGGTCGATCCGATCAGGATGAACGTCACCATGCAGGTGATGCGCATCGTGGTCTCGTAGCCCTGCTTGACCAGGATGCGCAGGTCCGGAATCCTGATCGCCTCGATGCAGACCCAGGCGACCGCGAGATAGGCCATCGCGAAGGCGATCTTGAACACCAGATTCGGCGTGAAGTAGATGCCGATGATGGTGCCGACACCCGCGGCCGCCACGCCGATGAGCAATATCTTGTGCCCGGCCGAGCTGAAATCCTTGTGATGGATGACGGCAAGAACGATGGCGCCGACTGCGCCCATCGCGCCCGCTTCGGTCGGGGTGGCAAGGCCGAGCATCATGGTGCCGAGCACCACGAAGATCAGGACGGCAGACGGGATGATGCCCAGAAGGCATTTACGCCAGAGCGCCCAGCCCGTCAGCGTCCTTGCTTCCTTCGGCACCGCCGGGACGTGGCCCGGCTTGATCACGCTCAGCACGAACGTGTAGCCGGCAAAGAGTGCGATCTGGAGGATCGATGGGCCCCAGGCGCCGAGATACATGTCACCGACCGACTTGCCGAGCTGGTCCGCGAGCACGATCAGAACCAGCGAGGGTGGGACCAGCTGGGTGATGGTGCCGGACGCTGCGAGCACGCCGGTGATGTAGCGCATGTTGTAGCCGTAGCGGATCATCACCGGCATCGAGATGAG encodes the following:
- a CDS encoding P-II family nitrogen regulator; this encodes MKKIEAIIKPFKLDEVKEALQEVGLQGITVTEAKGFGRQKGHAELYRGAEYIVDFLPKVKIEIVIGDDLVERAIDAIRRAAQTGRIGDGKIFVSNIEEAIRIRTGESGLDAI
- the glnA gene encoding type I glutamate--ammonia ligase; protein product: MKTAKDVLKSIKDNDVKYVDLRFTDPRGKWQHVTFDVSMIDDDIFAEGTMFDGSSIAGWKAINESDMCLMPDPVTATIDPFFAETTMVITCDVLEPTTGEPYNRDPRGIAKKAEAMVKSMGVGDTVFVGPEAEFFVFDDVRFSAEPYKTGFRLDSSELPTNSDTEYEGGNLGHRIRTKGGYFPVPPQDSVQDMRSEMLGAMAKMGVKVEKHHHEVASAQHELGMKFDTLTLMADHMQIYKYCIHQVAHIYGKTATFMPKPIFGDNGSGMHVHQSIWKDGKPVFAGNKYADLSETCLHYIGGIIKHAKAINAFTNPSTNSYKRLVPGYEAPVLLAYSARNRSASCRIPYTASPKAKRVEVRFPDPMANPYLGFAAMLMAGLDGIKNKIDPGPAMDKDLYDLPKEELKQIPTVCGSLREALENLDKDRGFLKAGGVFDDDFIDAYIELKMTEVARFEMTPHPVEFEMYYSG
- a CDS encoding TRAP transporter large permease translates to MITIEMMPPLMFGGLVLAMLIGFPVAFTLAALGLSFGFLAIHEGFFGFSFLQAIPERIYGSVLANELLLAIPFFTFMGAILERCGLAEDMLDSMGQLFGPIRGGLGYSVIIVGFILGAITGTVAAQVIAMALISMPVMIRYGYNMRYITGVLAASGTITQLVPPSLVLIVLADQLGKSVGDMYLGAWGPSILQIALFAGYTFVLSVIKPGHVPAVPKEARTLTGWALWRKCLLGIIPSAVLIFVVLGTMMLGLATPTEAGAMGAVGAIVLAVIHHKDFSSAGHKILLIGVAAAGVGTIIGIYFTPNLVFKIAFAMAYLAVAWVCIEAIRIPDLRILVKQGYETTMRITCMVTFILIGSTCFSIVFLGCNGGVWLEHMLTSLPGGVWGFLIFMNLFIFFIAFFLDFFEIAFIIIPMIAPIAQKLLTPVVGADAALIWFGVMLCVNMQTSFLHPPFGFALFYLRGVAPKEVKSSDIYWGAMPWIGLQAIMVAVVIAFPITVTGLLDAPIKVDLDKVKIEIPDIEMPPPLDFGQPKN
- a CDS encoding NAD(P)H-hydrate dehydratase; this encodes MEVLTTAEMQRADQLTIAAGTPGFKLMLSAGQAVADAAQALVEEGPILIVAGPGNNGGDGFVAAAELAAQGREVSVILMCERDQLQGDAASAARGWKHPVLPFNPQAVGRPALIIDALFGAGLSRPVDGEARAMIEAINANGAPVLAVDLPSGINGTSAAVMGVAVNAAETVTFFRKKPAHLLLPGRMHCGHVRVADIGIDAQVLDEIAPLTFENDPDVWGAAFPVPRIDGHKYARGHVLTVSGDAAATGAARLAARGALRAGAGLVTLASPRDALAINAAALTAVMVRPVDTAIEFGELLGDKRYNTCIIGPGAGIGERTCDLVHTALTARRHLVLDADALTSFAANPARLFESIRSSRDNAVVLTPHEGEFPRLFSDLSNKFPGRSKLERVRDAAERSGAVVLLKGPDTTIAAPDGRATIAANAPPWLATAGAGDVLAGIIAGLLAQGVPAFEAASIGVWMHGEAAREAGPGLIAEDLTETLPAVHRRIYDALGVEY
- a CDS encoding GlxA family transcriptional regulator, with translation MKLAILAVEGCMHSAIAGVADILSLANHVMQQSGAKPRFSWQTLSLDGKPVRAGGGQIVAADGAVGARARFDAILVPGNLVDHVTAERLQPQYARAGAWLRQQHANGRLIGAFCSGVFLLAGAGLLDNRRATITWWLQGELRQRHPTIDLAADAVITAADRIVCAAGPMSWVDLLLRLIEMVEGKQIAKLCADYVVIDTAQRTQSIFMPVGYLLSQDPLLTRADLLVRRPGKAPMTVKRLAGALGLSERTLNRKFQDLTHEPPQAFIMRRRVEHARTLLETTTQPIKAIARTAGYEDESSFRKAFRKLTLMSPQAYRARRTERTA
- a CDS encoding tautomerase family protein, translated to MPYVTISTVRGILDAAQKKALLDRVTDLLVEIEGQGNADFRRNVWVRIEEQDPSHWSLGGMQPTAEIIAGTFGTIGADGLRIARQKA